The DNA region GTATGTGGCCTCAGAGGGCAAGGATGGCTGTGAATAGGCCCAGGGCCTTGAGCAGGGCACTGCACTGACCAGCCTGTCCCCCCCACAGGAGCGGGAGAAGGCTCATGAGGGGGCCCGGCCCATGCGAGCCATCTTCCTGGCAGATGGCAAGGTGTTCACCACGGGCTTCAGCCGAATGAGTGAGCGGCAGCTGGCACTCTGGGACCCAGTGAGTGGCCAGCTTAAGGGGGCAAGCTTGAGACTTGGGCCCCACCCTGGAGAGCTCTGCCCTGGGCCAGGCAGGCATGGTTCACCCTGGAGAGGCCTGTGGTTCCTAGGTTCTCTACCTGGCACTTGAGGCTCTCAGGGCTGGGGACTGTCAGCCTTTCCTCTCCTGCCCCCCTGCTCGCCCAACTGCCCCGCCACTCCCCCATGGCCTCCCACTGCCTCCGTGTCTTTGCCCATGTTCATGCCAACGAAAGggcctttctttctcttggttGCCTGTACCACCCACTGCCTGTGCAGGGCTCCCCactcctccagaaagcctccTCCTCCAGCAAGCCTCCCGGCCCTGCCCTGAAGCGTCCTCTCCCCCAGCTCTCTCTGCTTCTGCACAGTGACCTCCAGGGCCCCTTGATCTGGGGCTGGTGCTGCTGGCACCCCAGGCTCCCCATGGTGGGGTATGTTTCAGCACTTGTTCAGTGGCCTGGGCATAGTCTTAAGGCCTGGAGGAAGCTGGAAAAGAGGGACCCTGGGAATAAAGTGGAGCCAGGAGGGCCAGGTGGGGGTCGTCATGTGGGAAAAGGCATAGAGGCAGCAGAGGGCCCACCTGCATTTAGGGGGCAGTGCTGGCTGGCCTTAGTGAGGCCAGCTAAGGATCGTCCTGGTTTGGGATTAGGGGGTGAGGAGGTTCTGCTTGGCCTGACTGCCCCCAATGTGCTAGGAAAACCTCGAGGAACCCATGGCCCTGCAGGAACTGGACTCGAGCAACGGGGCCCTGCTGCCCTTCTACGACCCTGACACCAATGTGGTCTACGTCTGCGGCAAggtggggctgggcagggctggcgAGGGGCAGGGAAGAGGCGTGCCCGGGTGCTGACCCCCCTCCCCACACAGGGCGACTCCAGCATCCGGTACTTTGAGATCACAGAGGAGCCCCCCTACATCCACTTCCTGAACACATTCACCAGCAAGGAGCCCCAGCGGGGCATGGGCAGCATGCCCAAGCGGGGCCTGGAGGTCAGCAAGTGCGAGATTGCCCGGTAAGAGGGCCCCGAGGCCACTCAGGGACAGGGGCATCCGAGGTAAGAGGTCAGGTCGCTGGAAGCTGCTCAGCAGCAGGTTGAAACCTTGGGCCAGGAAGGCCTGGTGGGCCATGGAACTGTCACGAGGCAGCCTGTGTGGGGGTCTAGCTGCCTTAGGGGTCAGCCTGTGGAGGTCCTGGGGTGAGGACTGGAAGTGGAGGATGCTGGGAGCCAGGAGAGCTGGCGGTGGGGGTGGGTTTCCACCCACGGCTGCTCCTCGCATCCCCAGGTTCTACAAACTTCATGAGCGCAAGTGTGAGCCCATCGTCATGACTGTGCCAAGGAAGGTGAGGCCACCCGTCCCTCTGCTCACTCGCCCCTTTCTCCAGCAGGCGGGCCATGCAGTTGTGACCAGGGCAAGGCCTGTGAATGGAACATGACCTAGTATGGTTTGTGGGCAGTGAGCTGGACAGATGCCAGCTTGCCCTTGTACCAGCCAGCTGTTGGGCTGTGCCAGTCAGGGGGCAAGTGGGGATGAGACACAGGGTGAGTGGGGGCCCTGCCCTGGACGAGCCACAGGAGAAGGATGCCAGGCAGTCAGGGAGGGAGTGGCAGCCAGAGATCTTCCTGAAGGAGGCAGTACCCATAGCACGGCTGGGGTGGCGCCATCCACTGGGGGCAGGCCAGGCAAAGGGCACGGTGGTGGGAATGGAGAGAGGAACACAGAGTCCGGCTGCAGTGGGGAATCCTATGAAGATGGGACTGGGCCACATGTGGCTTGGCCTCAGATACCAAGAGCCTTGGACACGCTTCCATGATTCTCTGGCCAGCGTTTGCCGACTGCTCTTTCAACATGCCAGGCACATTTCGGGGAGTGAAGCTGAGAGCTGAGCTGATAGGGCCTGCTCCAGAAGCTCACAGTCCATGGACCCCAGAGTCCCACAAAGCCACACAGTGGCCCCTGTGGCCTGCAGGGGAAGGTGGTGACAGGGGCCTTGCTCAGAAGGGTGGGAAAGCTTCAGAGGGAGCTGTTGGTGGCGTCCAGAAGGGAAGTGAAAGGCCAGAATGGAGCTTTCGAAAGGCCCCTTGGGGCCAGGCCATGGGAGAATGAGTTAACAGAGTGCAAGCCTGGAGGCCCAGGGATGAGGGGACCCTATGGGGCCTCGCAACTGATCCTGACACCCCGGCCCCCTGCCCAGTCGGACCTCTTCCAGGATGATCTGTACCCTGACACAGCCGGGCCCGAGgcagccctggaggctgaggagtgggTGAGCGGGCGGGACGCCGACCCGATCCTCATCTCGCTGCGGGAGGCCTACGTGCCCAGCAAGCAGCGGGACCTGAAGATTAGCCGGCGCAACGTGTTGTCTGACAGCCGGCCCACTGCGGCCCTGGGCTCCTCCCGCCTGGGGACCCCTGCAGCCACCACCACTGCTGCTGATGCCACTCCCAGTGGCAGCCTGACCAGAGCCGGGGTATGCACCCGCAGGCAGGGGTGATGCTGGGAGCCCCTCCTGTGGCCCTGGCCTGCTGTGTGGGTCTGGGCCATTTGCTCTCCCTCTCTGGGGTAGTGGTGGGTTTGGGAGGACTATGGCTTAGCAGCCCCTGACCACCACCCCCTTCATGTCCCCACAGGAGGCTGGGAAGCTGGAGGAGGTGATGCAGGAGCTGCGGGCCCTGAGAGCGCTGGTCAAGGAGCAGGGGGAGCGCATCTGCCGCCTAGAGGAGCAGTTGGGCCGCATGGAGAACGGGGATGCGTAGGGCCACAGCCACGCGCCACCTTCATCTCCTCCTCCGCCCCCTTCCCACTCAGCTTCTGCCAGCGGGTCGCACCGGGCTGGCTGGCTGCCCAGGGCCTCCGAGGCAGCGCAGGGGTCGGTTCCCACCCTGACCTGTCCCGGGCCCAGGCCGAAGCCACCACCCAGCTTTCTTCACTGTTCCTGTGGAGGATTTCCATGCCCAGGCGAGCTCCTCCTCCTCTGGGCAGGGACCATCTCCCCAACCACTGCCCAGCCCTCTGCTCCCTCCCCAGAGGAGGTGGGAAGGTGGGCTCTATATTTTCATTCcaaataaaattctctttctaAAAGCCGGGCTGACCTGCTGCTGCAAGGGTGGGGCTGAGAAGTCTGCAAACCTGGAGACAGATGATGTCGCAGGAGTCACACATGTGCAGGTGTGGGGGCAGTGAGCAGCCCCACAGACATTGTTCCCCTGGATTGTcaggcagggaaactgaggcagaggacCTGGGCACACATGCAAGGCTGCATCCAGCTTTAAGTTGGTGCTGCTTCTCCCTTGGAGGACAGGCCCGGCAGCCCAGCCTCCTCCAGGGAGACCGGGGAGGGTCTGGTGTGGACCAGGGGTCCTGCAGCAGGGAGGGGCAGATGGGGTATGTGGGCAGGAAGCGGAAGCCAGGGCCACCCTTCACTGCAGACGAGCACTGAGCTCACTTCTCGCTCAACACAGCTAGAGCTGGAGGTGGGTGCCCGGCGCGGAGGGGCCTGTGGACCAATGGTGAGCCTCGGAACCCCTGGGTTCTTGGGATGGGGGCCACAGGCGGTCGGGGCTGGACTGTCTGGGCCGGTGGAGCTGAGGAGGGCCCCACACTGGCTCCGGGGAAGAGGTGAGACCTAAGAAAGTATGGCAGAGGCTGGACCTTTCTCTCACCTGAGCTGGGCTCTCTGGGACTCCGGGCATGGCCCCCGGCACCCCACACTGGACCAGGCCCCCCTCAGGAGCCCTGGGAAGGCCCTCACCTGGTCTTCCTGTGAGCGGGAACTTGCATTCCCGGAACCTGGGTGGACAGCCTGGG from Rhinopithecus roxellana isolate Shanxi Qingling chromosome 15, ASM756505v1, whole genome shotgun sequence includes:
- the CORO1B gene encoding coronin-1B isoform X1 is translated as MSFRKVVRQSKFRHVFGQPVKNDQCYEDIRVSRVTWDSTFCAVNPKFLAVIVEASGGGAFLVLPLSKTGRIDKAYPTVCGHTGPVLDIDWCPHNDEVIASSSEDCTVMVWQIPENGLTSPLTEPVVVLEGHTKRVGIIAWHPTARNVLLSAGCDNVVLIWNVGTAEELYRLDSLHPDLIYNVSWNRNGSLFCSACKDKSVRIIDPRRGTLMAEREKAHEGARPMRAIFLADGKVFTTGFSRMSERQLALWDPENLEEPMALQELDSSNGALLPFYDPDTNVVYVCGKGDSSIRYFEITEEPPYIHFLNTFTSKEPQRGMGSMPKRGLEVSKCEIARFYKLHERKCEPIVMTVPRKVRPPVPLLTRPFLQQSDLFQDDLYPDTAGPEAALEAEEWVSGRDADPILISLREAYVPSKQRDLKISRRNVLSDSRPTAALGSSRLGTPAATTTAADATPSGSLTRAGEAGKLEEVMQELRALRALVKEQGERICRLEEQLGRMENGDA
- the CORO1B gene encoding coronin-1B isoform X2, whose product is MSFRKVVRQSKFRHVFGQPVKNDQCYEDIRVSRVTWDSTFCAVNPKFLAVIVEASGGGAFLVLPLSKTGRIDKAYPTVCGHTGPVLDIDWCPHNDEVIASSSEDCTVMVWQIPENGLTSPLTEPVVVLEGHTKRVGIIAWHPTARNVLLSAGCDNVVLIWNVGTAEELYRLDSLHPDLIYNVSWNRNGSLFCSACKDKSVRIIDPRRGTLMAEREKAHEGARPMRAIFLADGKVFTTGFSRMSERQLALWDPENLEEPMALQELDSSNGALLPFYDPDTNVVYVCGKGDSSIRYFEITEEPPYIHFLNTFTSKEPQRGMGSMPKRGLEVSKCEIARFYKLHERKCEPIVMTVPRKSDLFQDDLYPDTAGPEAALEAEEWVSGRDADPILISLREAYVPSKQRDLKISRRNVLSDSRPTAALGSSRLGTPAATTTAADATPSGSLTRAGEAGKLEEVMQELRALRALVKEQGERICRLEEQLGRMENGDA